Proteins found in one Streptococcus anginosus subsp. whileyi MAS624 genomic segment:
- a CDS encoding acetyl-CoA carboxylase biotin carboxylase subunit: MFRKILIANRGEIAVRIIRAARELGIATVAVYSTADKEALHTLLADEAVCIGPAKSTESYLNMNAVLSAAVLTGAEAIHPGFGFLSENSKFATMCEEVGIKFIGPSGAVMDLMGDKINARAQMIKANVPVIPGSGGEVHTSDEALAVAEKIGYPVMLKASAGGGGKGIRKVEKVEDLVAAFESASREAKAAFGNGAMYMERVIYPARHIEVQILADQHGHVVHLGERDCSLQRNNQKVLEESPSVAIGKTLRQKIGEAAVRAAKSVGYENAGTIEFLFDEGKREFYFMEMNTRVQVEHPITEFVTGVDIVKEQIKIAAGQELSFNQEDIHITGHAIECRINAENPAFNFAPSPGKISNLYLPSGGVGLRVDSAVYPGYTIPPYYDSMIAKIIVHGENRFDALMKMQRALYELEIDGIVTNSGFQLDLISDPHVIAGDYDTAFLMEKFLPAYQKKK, from the coding sequence ATGTTTCGTAAGATTTTAATTGCCAACCGTGGGGAAATTGCGGTCAGAATTATTCGTGCAGCTAGAGAGTTAGGGATTGCGACAGTAGCAGTCTATTCTACTGCTGACAAAGAAGCTCTCCATACTTTACTGGCAGATGAAGCGGTTTGTATAGGTCCAGCAAAGTCGACAGAATCCTACCTCAATATGAATGCGGTTCTTTCCGCCGCAGTTTTGACTGGAGCAGAGGCGATTCATCCAGGCTTTGGTTTTTTGAGTGAGAATTCTAAATTTGCGACCATGTGCGAGGAAGTTGGTATTAAATTTATCGGTCCTTCTGGAGCGGTAATGGATTTAATGGGGGATAAAATCAATGCGCGTGCTCAGATGATTAAGGCTAATGTGCCTGTAATTCCAGGTTCTGGCGGCGAAGTTCATACTTCAGACGAAGCACTTGCGGTTGCAGAAAAAATCGGCTATCCAGTCATGCTAAAAGCTTCCGCTGGCGGTGGTGGCAAAGGCATTCGGAAAGTCGAAAAGGTGGAAGATTTAGTGGCCGCCTTTGAATCGGCTTCCAGAGAAGCCAAAGCGGCTTTCGGAAATGGCGCCATGTATATGGAGCGGGTTATTTATCCAGCTCGGCATATTGAAGTCCAAATTTTGGCTGACCAACATGGTCATGTTGTCCACTTAGGCGAGCGCGATTGTTCACTTCAAAGAAATAATCAAAAAGTGCTGGAAGAAAGTCCGTCGGTTGCGATTGGCAAAACGCTTCGTCAGAAGATTGGGGAAGCAGCTGTTCGAGCTGCAAAATCTGTCGGATATGAAAACGCTGGAACGATTGAATTCTTATTTGATGAAGGCAAAAGAGAATTTTATTTCATGGAAATGAATACTCGTGTCCAAGTGGAGCATCCGATAACGGAATTTGTAACGGGGGTGGACATTGTTAAGGAGCAAATCAAAATTGCTGCGGGGCAAGAGCTGTCTTTTAACCAAGAAGATATTCATATAACAGGTCACGCGATTGAATGCCGAATCAATGCAGAAAATCCTGCATTTAACTTTGCACCAAGTCCGGGAAAGATTTCCAATCTCTATCTACCGAGTGGGGGAGTGGGGTTGCGTGTGGATTCTGCAGTTTATCCTGGCTACACGATTCCGCCGTATTATGACAGCATGATTGCCAAGATTATTGTTCATGGTGAAAATCGTTTTGATGCACTTATGAAAATGCAGCGTGCGCTCTATGAATTAGAAATCGACGGCATTGTGACAAATAGCGGTTTTCAGTTAGATTTGATTTCAGATCCACATGTCATTGCTGGCGATTATGATACAGCTTTTCTTATGGAGAAATTTTTACCAGCTTATCAAAAGAAAAAGTAG
- the fabZ gene encoding 3-hydroxyacyl-ACP dehydratase FabZ, with the protein MIDINAIKEALPHRYPMLLVDRVLEVKEDEIVALKNVTINEPFFNGHFPKYPVMPGVLIMEALAQTAGVLELSKEENKGKLVFYAGMDKVKFKKQVVPGDQLIMTAKFVKRRGTIAVVEAKAEVDGKLAASGTLTFALGQ; encoded by the coding sequence ATGATTGATATCAATGCGATAAAAGAAGCTCTTCCACATCGTTATCCTATGCTATTGGTTGACCGTGTGCTGGAAGTGAAAGAAGATGAGATTGTAGCGCTTAAAAATGTTACAATCAATGAGCCTTTCTTTAACGGTCATTTTCCTAAATATCCTGTCATGCCAGGAGTTCTCATTATGGAGGCTTTGGCTCAAACAGCCGGTGTTTTGGAATTGTCCAAGGAGGAAAATAAGGGGAAATTGGTCTTTTATGCCGGAATGGACAAGGTGAAATTTAAAAAACAAGTTGTTCCTGGTGATCAGCTCATCATGACAGCGAAGTTTGTGAAGCGTCGTGGCACCATTGCGGTTGTGGAAGCGAAAGCAGAAGTTGACGGGAAGTTGGCAGCGAGTGGTACTTTAACTTTTGCCCTCGGACAATAA
- the accB gene encoding acetyl-CoA carboxylase biotin carboxyl carrier protein has protein sequence MNINEIKDLMAQFDQSSLREFSYKNQSDELTFSKNERTVESIAPSAEDSTVNTNLVSQVEVTQPTVPPIVEEIISPEIPIAEGDVVESPLVGVAYLASGPDKPSFVSVGDQVKKGQTLMIIEAMKVMNEVPSPKDGIVTEILVQNEEMVEFGKGLVRIK, from the coding sequence ATGAATATCAATGAAATCAAAGATTTGATGGCTCAATTTGACCAATCAAGTCTGCGTGAATTTTCTTATAAAAATCAAAGTGATGAATTAACGTTCAGTAAAAATGAAAGAACAGTTGAATCAATTGCTCCTTCTGCAGAGGATTCAACAGTGAACACCAATCTTGTTTCACAAGTCGAAGTTACCCAGCCAACTGTTCCTCCAATTGTGGAGGAAATCATTAGTCCAGAAATACCCATAGCTGAAGGCGATGTAGTAGAAAGTCCATTGGTTGGAGTTGCTTATCTTGCTTCAGGTCCTGATAAACCTTCTTTTGTTTCCGTTGGCGACCAAGTGAAGAAGGGGCAAACCTTGATGATTATTGAGGCCATGAAAGTGATGAATGAAGTTCCGTCACCTAAGGACGGTATTGTGACAGAAATTCTTGTCCAAAACGAAGAAATGGTCGAATTTGGGAAAGGTTTGGTGCGGATTAAATGA
- the fabF gene encoding beta-ketoacyl-ACP synthase II, translated as MKLNRVVVTGYGVTSPIGNTPEEFWDSLKEGKIGIGPITNFDPSVIGVHNAAEIKDFPLEKHFVKKDKNRMDMYSIYAIHAALEALENAHLDTETVDHDRFGVIVSSGIGGLKELQDQIIRMHERGANRIQPLFIPKALSNMGAGNIAIRVGANGVCKSITTACASSNDAIGEAFREIKFGFQDVILAGGSECSINEIGIGGFAALTALSTNEDPKRSSIPFDKDRNGFVMGEGAGVLVIESLEHAEKRGATILAEIVGYGNTCDAYHMTTPSPAGTGAAKAMKLAIEEAGLQPSDIAYVNAHGTSTQANEKGESQAIVSVLGKEVPVSSTKSFTGHLLGAAGAVEAIATIEAMRHNFVPMTAGTQELSDDIEANVIYGQGQEHDIPYAISNTFGFGGHNAVLAFKRWEA; from the coding sequence ATGAAACTAAATCGAGTTGTTGTAACAGGATATGGAGTAACTTCACCTATTGGAAACACACCCGAAGAGTTTTGGGATAGTCTAAAAGAAGGGAAGATTGGTATTGGTCCAATTACGAATTTTGATCCTAGTGTGATTGGTGTACATAATGCAGCAGAAATTAAAGATTTCCCGCTAGAAAAACATTTTGTTAAAAAAGACAAAAATCGTATGGATATGTATTCTATTTATGCTATTCATGCAGCTTTAGAAGCGTTAGAAAATGCTCATCTAGATACCGAGACAGTTGACCATGATCGATTTGGTGTCATTGTATCTAGTGGGATTGGTGGCTTAAAAGAATTGCAAGATCAAATTATCCGAATGCATGAAAGAGGAGCCAATCGTATCCAACCGCTCTTCATTCCTAAAGCACTTTCAAATATGGGAGCTGGAAATATCGCTATTCGTGTGGGAGCTAATGGGGTATGTAAATCTATTACAACTGCTTGTGCGTCTTCTAATGATGCTATTGGAGAGGCATTCCGTGAAATCAAATTTGGTTTTCAAGATGTTATTTTAGCAGGTGGTTCTGAATGCTCTATCAACGAAATTGGCATCGGCGGTTTTGCAGCTCTTACAGCTCTGTCCACAAATGAAGATCCAAAACGTTCATCTATTCCATTTGATAAAGATCGAAATGGATTTGTAATGGGAGAAGGTGCAGGTGTTTTGGTAATTGAAAGCCTAGAACATGCTGAAAAACGTGGGGCAACGATTTTAGCAGAAATTGTGGGGTATGGAAATACTTGTGACGCTTATCACATGACAACACCATCACCAGCTGGTACAGGGGCTGCTAAAGCTATGAAACTAGCCATTGAAGAAGCAGGATTACAACCTTCAGACATTGCCTATGTGAATGCTCACGGGACTTCCACACAAGCCAATGAAAAAGGTGAAAGTCAAGCGATTGTTAGTGTTCTTGGAAAAGAAGTACCAGTTTCTTCTACGAAATCTTTCACAGGTCACCTTCTTGGTGCAGCTGGTGCAGTAGAAGCTATTGCAACGATTGAGGCAATGCGTCATAACTTTGTACCGATGACTGCAGGAACGCAAGAACTTTCAGATGATATCGAGGCGAATGTCATCTATGGTCAAGGGCAAGAACATGATATTCCGTATGCGATTTCAAATACCTTTGGCTTTGGTGGGCACAATGCTGTACTTGCATTCAAGCGCTGGGAGGCTTAA
- the fabG gene encoding 3-oxoacyl-[acyl-carrier-protein] reductase, translating to MELKGKNVFITGSTRGIGLAMAHKFASLGSNIVLNGRREIDEVLVSEFSDYGVQVASISGDVSNSTDAKRMVEEAIEKLGSVDILVNNAGITKDKLMLKLTEEDFEQVLKVNLVGAFNMTQAVLKPMSKARQGAVINVSSVVGLIGNVGQANYAASKAGLIGFTKSVAREVAARNVRVNAIAPGMIESDMTDVLSDKVKEATLAQIPMKRFGNTSEVAEVAAFLARQEYLTGQVIAIDGGLTMR from the coding sequence ATGGAACTTAAAGGTAAAAATGTTTTTATAACTGGTTCAACACGTGGAATTGGTCTTGCAATGGCACATAAGTTTGCAAGTCTAGGTTCCAACATTGTTTTAAACGGTCGCCGTGAGATTGATGAGGTGCTCGTCTCTGAATTTTCAGATTATGGTGTACAAGTGGCTTCTATCTCTGGTGATGTATCAAATAGCACGGATGCTAAGCGGATGGTAGAAGAAGCTATCGAAAAACTTGGAAGCGTGGATATTCTAGTCAATAATGCAGGGATTACAAAAGATAAACTCATGCTAAAATTGACAGAGGAAGATTTTGAACAGGTCTTGAAAGTGAATCTTGTTGGTGCTTTTAATATGACTCAAGCGGTTTTGAAGCCAATGTCGAAAGCTCGTCAAGGTGCTGTTATCAATGTATCAAGTGTGGTTGGTTTGATTGGCAATGTCGGTCAAGCAAACTATGCGGCTTCTAAGGCTGGACTGATTGGATTTACTAAGTCTGTAGCGCGTGAAGTAGCAGCTCGCAATGTACGAGTGAATGCTATTGCGCCAGGTATGATTGAGTCAGATATGACCGATGTTTTGTCTGATAAAGTGAAAGAAGCTACGTTAGCACAAATTCCAATGAAACGCTTTGGGAATACCAGCGAAGTGGCAGAAGTGGCAGCCTTTCTAGCTCGTCAAGAGTATTTAACTGGGCAAGTCATTGCCATTGATGGCGGGTTAACCATGAGGTAG
- the fabD gene encoding ACP S-malonyltransferase has translation MTKTAFLFAGQGAQYLGMARDLYDQFDVVRATYDEASQVLGYDLRYLIDNEEEKLNQTRHTQPAILTTSVAIYRLLQEKGMQADMVAGLSLGEYSAMVAAGALDFKTAVALVAKRGAFMEEAVPAGSGKMVAVLNADLATIEVACQKASQLGIVSPANYNTPSQIVIGGEAEAVDKAVELLKEAGVKRLIPLNVSGPFHTALLKPASDKLVKVLETVEFADFKLPLVGNIKATVMEQGQIKELLTRQVMEPVRFYDSIATMQKAGVTNFIEIGPGKVLSGFVKKIDKSAKVSHVEDVRSLSTLLENKE, from the coding sequence ATGACTAAAACAGCCTTTCTATTTGCAGGTCAGGGTGCTCAGTATCTGGGAATGGCTCGTGACCTTTACGATCAGTTTGATGTAGTGAGGGCAACCTATGATGAAGCAAGTCAAGTATTGGGCTATGATCTACGATATCTGATAGATAATGAGGAAGAAAAGCTCAACCAGACACGCCATACTCAGCCAGCAATTTTAACCACTTCGGTTGCTATTTACCGATTATTACAAGAAAAAGGAATGCAAGCTGATATGGTAGCAGGCCTTTCTCTTGGGGAATACTCTGCCATGGTAGCAGCAGGTGCTTTGGATTTTAAAACAGCGGTTGCTTTGGTTGCGAAACGTGGTGCTTTTATGGAAGAAGCAGTTCCTGCTGGCTCTGGTAAAATGGTTGCGGTTTTAAATGCCGATTTAGCTACAATTGAAGTGGCTTGTCAAAAGGCAAGCCAGCTGGGAATTGTATCACCAGCAAATTACAATACGCCTAGTCAGATTGTCATTGGTGGCGAAGCAGAAGCGGTTGACAAAGCTGTGGAATTGTTAAAAGAAGCTGGTGTTAAGCGTCTCATCCCTTTGAATGTCTCTGGTCCATTTCATACAGCTTTGCTAAAACCTGCAAGTGATAAATTGGTAAAAGTTTTAGAAACAGTTGAATTTGCTGATTTCAAACTTCCTTTGGTAGGCAATATCAAAGCAACTGTCATGGAACAAGGACAAATTAAGGAACTCTTAACTCGTCAAGTTATGGAACCAGTTCGTTTTTATGATAGTATTGCAACGATGCAAAAAGCTGGTGTAACTAATTTTATTGAAATTGGTCCAGGTAAGGTTCTTTCTGGTTTTGTTAAAAAAATTGATAAATCAGCAAAGGTTTCTCACGTTGAAGATGTTAGAAGTTTATCTACTCTTCTAGAAAATAAGGAATAG
- the fabK gene encoding enoyl-[acyl-carrier-protein] reductase FabK, translated as MQTRVTELLNIKYPIFQGGMAWVADGDLAGAVSKAGGLGIIGGGNAPKEVVKANIDKIKSLTDKPFGVNIMLLSPFVEDIVDLVIEESVKVVTTGAGNPSKYMTRFHEAGITVIPVVPSVALAKRMEKIGADAVIAEGMEAGGHIGKLTTMTLVRQVVEAVDIPVIAAGGIADGRGAAAGFMLGAEAVQVGTRFVVAKESNAHQNYKNMILKARDIDTTISAQHFGHAVRALKNKLTREFDQAEKDAFKQENPDLTVFENLGAGALANAVVRGDVEHGSVMSGQIAGLVSKEETVEEILKVIYYGAAEVIQKEASRWAGVTRND; from the coding sequence ATGCAAACACGTGTTACAGAATTGTTAAATATTAAATATCCTATTTTCCAGGGAGGAATGGCCTGGGTTGCTGATGGTGACTTGGCTGGTGCAGTTTCTAAAGCGGGAGGTCTTGGCATTATCGGTGGTGGTAATGCACCGAAAGAAGTTGTCAAAGCTAATATTGATAAAATTAAATCATTGACAGACAAACCTTTTGGCGTGAATATCATGCTGTTGTCTCCTTTTGTGGAAGATATAGTTGACTTGGTCATTGAAGAAAGTGTCAAGGTTGTGACAACTGGTGCAGGAAATCCAAGTAAATATATGACTCGTTTCCACGAGGCAGGTATTACGGTCATTCCGGTGGTACCAAGTGTAGCATTGGCTAAGCGAATGGAAAAAATTGGTGCAGATGCAGTCATTGCTGAAGGGATGGAAGCAGGAGGTCATATCGGAAAATTAACGACTATGACACTGGTTCGTCAGGTAGTTGAAGCAGTTGATATTCCTGTAATTGCAGCAGGAGGGATTGCCGATGGTCGCGGTGCAGCTGCAGGCTTTATGCTTGGTGCAGAGGCTGTTCAAGTGGGAACACGTTTCGTCGTTGCAAAAGAGTCAAATGCGCACCAAAATTATAAAAATATGATTTTGAAAGCTCGGGATATTGATACAACCATTTCTGCTCAACATTTTGGTCATGCAGTACGAGCTTTGAAAAATAAACTAACTAGAGAATTTGATCAAGCAGAAAAGGATGCTTTTAAGCAAGAAAATCCTGATTTAACTGTTTTTGAGAATTTAGGAGCGGGTGCTCTGGCAAATGCAGTTGTTCGCGGTGATGTTGAACATGGTTCTGTCATGTCAGGACAAATTGCGGGGCTTGTCAGCAAGGAAGAAACAGTTGAAGAAATTTTAAAAGTTATTTACTACGGTGCAGCAGAGGTGATCCAAAAAGAAGCTAGCCGTTGGGCAGGAGTAACTAGAAATGACTAA
- a CDS encoding acyl carrier protein produces MAVFEKVQEIIVEELGKEPSEVTLESTFDDLDADSLDLFQVISEIEDAFDIQIETEEGLNTVGDLVAYVEEKTK; encoded by the coding sequence ATGGCAGTATTTGAAAAAGTACAAGAAATTATTGTGGAAGAACTTGGTAAGGAACCTTCAGAAGTTACTCTTGAGTCAACTTTTGATGATCTTGATGCAGATTCATTGGATTTGTTCCAAGTTATTTCAGAAATCGAAGATGCATTCGATATTCAAATTGAAACTGAAGAAGGATTGAACACAGTTGGTGACTTGGTCGCTTATGTGGAAGAAAAAACAAAATAA